In Spirochaeta isovalerica, the genomic window TTTAGAACTGCTTTCTTTGCTCCTTATGTTTTTTCTGTTTCTGTCACAACTTTAATCTGGGGATTTATGTTTAATCCGCAAAAGGGATTAATTGGTAAGGCTTTTACTTTTCTTGATCTTCCGGTAATCAACTGGCTAACAGATCCTCACTTTGCCATGGCTGCCATCATAATATGTACACTCTGGTGGACTGTCGGCTTTAACATGATTTTGCTACTTGCGGGTCTTCAGGATATAGATCCCTTCATTTATGAGGCCAGTTCTATCGATGGCGCTAAATGGTATCATGACTTTTTTCATATAACTGTACCCTCTCTGAAAAGAACAATAGAACTGGTAGCAATTCTTCAGATCATTGCTTCCTTTCAGATCTTCGGTCAGGTTTATATTCTGACCAAAGGGGGACCCGGGGGTACGACTCGAGTTCTAATTCAATACATTTACGAAACTGGCTTCCGTGATTATCAACTTGGATATGCTTCAGCCATGGCCGTGTTCCTTTTTCTTGCCATGTTTGCCATATCCCTTATTCAATTAACTTT contains:
- a CDS encoding ABC transporter permease subunit, yielding MRTIKSFNYSVVFFLFPFMAIYLVFQIFPLFHALFASFFKWDLLTSGMTFKGLANYTRMLKDPTFWSSFFNTLKFVLYSTPLLIIIGLIFAILLNKKSKVNSSFRTAFFAPYVFSVSVTTLIWGFMFNPQKGLIGKAFTFLDLPVINWLTDPHFAMAAIIICTLWWTVGFNMILLLAGLQDIDPFIYEASSIDGAKWYHDFFHITVPSLKRTIELVAILQIIASFQIFGQVYILTKGGPGGTTRVLIQYIYETGFRDYQLGYASAMAVFLFLAMFAISLIQLTFKSEKKNAKE